One genomic segment of Protaetiibacter intestinalis includes these proteins:
- a CDS encoding DegT/DnrJ/EryC1/StrS family aminotransferase → MTARIPFLDLGAQHAEIADEVAQGFERILATTTFLGGPDVDAFESEFAAYQGVGHAIGLANGTDAVEFALRAVGVGPGDEVVMPANTFVATAEAAWRIGAKVVLVDIDPESYLMDLAAAAAARTSRTRAVVPVHLFGRLVDIPALRDRVGEVAVVEDAAQAQGARLRGRAAGQGGIAATSFYPGKNLGAYGDAGAVVTDSAEFGRYVRRLGGHGGLVKYEHDIVGFTSRLDALQAVVLRAKLAHLDEWNARRRHLAQRYDDLLADLPILLPEIPAEAESHVWHLYVVRLPDDAPVTARDEVLARLTASGVGTGIHYPKPVHLTPAFADLGYSLGAFPHAERAAERMFSLPMYPHLSDAQQDEVVAALTAALQ, encoded by the coding sequence ATGACCGCGCGAATTCCCTTCCTCGACCTCGGAGCCCAGCACGCAGAGATCGCCGACGAAGTCGCGCAGGGTTTCGAGAGAATCCTGGCAACCACGACATTTCTCGGCGGTCCGGATGTCGACGCTTTCGAGTCTGAGTTCGCCGCCTATCAGGGTGTCGGTCATGCCATCGGTCTCGCGAACGGCACCGACGCTGTCGAATTCGCGCTCAGAGCTGTCGGCGTGGGCCCGGGTGATGAGGTGGTCATGCCCGCCAACACCTTCGTCGCGACGGCCGAGGCGGCCTGGCGGATCGGTGCGAAGGTCGTGCTGGTGGACATCGACCCCGAGTCCTACCTGATGGACCTTGCGGCCGCGGCGGCCGCGCGCACATCTCGGACGCGGGCGGTTGTTCCCGTGCACCTCTTCGGACGGCTCGTCGACATTCCCGCGCTTCGAGACCGTGTCGGCGAGGTGGCCGTCGTAGAGGATGCCGCGCAGGCACAAGGCGCGCGCTTGCGAGGGCGCGCAGCCGGGCAGGGCGGCATCGCCGCGACCAGCTTCTACCCGGGTAAGAACCTCGGCGCCTACGGGGACGCCGGCGCTGTCGTGACCGATTCGGCCGAGTTCGGGCGCTACGTTCGACGTCTCGGCGGTCACGGGGGGCTCGTGAAGTACGAGCACGACATCGTAGGATTCACGAGCCGGCTCGACGCGCTCCAGGCGGTCGTCCTACGCGCGAAACTGGCGCACCTCGACGAATGGAACGCTCGGCGGCGACACCTTGCGCAGCGGTACGACGACCTGCTCGCTGATCTGCCGATCCTCCTCCCCGAGATTCCCGCCGAGGCAGAGTCGCACGTCTGGCACCTGTACGTCGTCCGGCTCCCGGACGATGCTCCAGTGACAGCCCGCGATGAGGTGCTGGCGCGTCTCACCGCCTCCGGCGTCGGCACAGGGATCCACTATCCCAAGCCTGTTCACCTCACGCCCGCGTTCGCCGATTTGGGGTACTCGCTAGGGGCGTTCCCGCACGCCGAGCGCGCAGCCGAACGGATGTTCAGCCTGCCGATGTATCCACACCTGTCGGATGCCCAACAAGATGAGGTCGTCGCCGCACTGACGGCTGCTCTCCAGTGA
- a CDS encoding putative sugar O-methyltransferase, whose product MKIGVDQLWEFPVDRFEVLGDRLMLDRIAADLRDQSDDRTPNEHWTTAGRADESMHTMLTHWVGSVGELPLAEPAAIAQTSGEAGLLARTVEFVAGIDAFGIVPQGDTAHALADRNFRMMDLHTLTELSILAPFLADFEKPKLRVLEIGGGFGRLAEGLQLAFPGQVQHVLIDAVPTSLMYSFAYLRARFPQLRVVFSEGEQSWSDVESADIVVLPSWRSEILPVRSFDLGINIASFQEMDLANVDRYFRLLDSRIAPGGVVALHNSRDYVFQGPWHTPENWEQLLKRRTPRSWTRDFPFEVFRVRTQDRTDSQRLHDYFYRTQDLAYFDSAAMPSPDPGSEEQPARRPNRLSRAAARIRARGL is encoded by the coding sequence GTGAAGATCGGTGTCGATCAGCTGTGGGAGTTCCCGGTCGACCGGTTCGAGGTGCTCGGCGACCGCCTCATGCTTGATCGCATCGCCGCCGACCTTCGCGACCAGAGCGACGATCGAACTCCGAACGAACATTGGACGACCGCCGGACGGGCCGACGAATCGATGCACACGATGTTGACGCATTGGGTCGGCAGCGTGGGTGAACTCCCGCTGGCGGAGCCGGCGGCAATCGCGCAGACGTCGGGTGAGGCAGGTCTTCTCGCTCGCACCGTCGAGTTCGTCGCGGGCATCGATGCGTTCGGGATCGTTCCCCAGGGAGACACCGCGCACGCTCTGGCCGACCGCAATTTCCGGATGATGGATCTGCACACGCTGACCGAGTTGTCGATCCTCGCCCCCTTCCTCGCGGATTTCGAGAAGCCCAAGCTGCGTGTGCTCGAGATCGGTGGTGGTTTCGGACGCTTGGCCGAGGGACTGCAACTTGCCTTTCCGGGACAAGTCCAGCATGTGCTGATCGACGCCGTGCCGACGTCGCTGATGTACAGCTTCGCGTACCTCCGGGCGCGGTTCCCGCAACTTCGTGTCGTCTTCTCGGAGGGCGAGCAGAGCTGGAGCGACGTCGAATCGGCGGACATCGTCGTGCTCCCCTCCTGGCGGAGCGAGATACTCCCCGTCAGGTCCTTCGATCTCGGCATCAATATCGCCAGCTTCCAAGAGATGGACCTGGCCAACGTCGATCGCTACTTCCGGCTGCTGGACAGTCGCATCGCTCCGGGCGGAGTGGTCGCACTGCACAACTCCCGCGACTATGTATTCCAGGGTCCCTGGCACACCCCCGAGAACTGGGAACAGCTCCTGAAGCGGCGCACGCCGCGCTCATGGACGCGGGACTTCCCCTTCGAGGTCTTCCGGGTCCGCACTCAGGACCGGACGGATTCGCAGCGACTCCACGACTACTTCTATCGAACCCAGGACCTCGCGTACTTCGACAGCGCCGCCATGCCGAGCCCTGATCCGGGATCCGAGGAACAACCGGCGAGGCGTCCGAACAGGTTGTCCCGGGCGGCGGCGCGGATACGCGCGCGCGGGCTCTGA
- a CDS encoding Gfo/Idh/MocA family protein, translating into MNVPIGVAIVGAGYWGRNLIRNFLESDQFDVKWVVDFDEGAARQVLGSAYPRTRITADVVSALDDPLVEAIVVATPAVTHAELGRRALAAGKHLLVEKPLAHTAEAGRELVDLAAREGLTLMVDHTYCYAGPVQLLADLVHDESLGEPLVVHSTRINKGLVRLDVDVIWDLAAHDLSILAALLPPGIHVESVQAQGADPFADGHLKEAVLAVHLSNGGLAHITVSWLSPVKQRTMSIVGTKASVHWDDLDESHRIMMHGFTGTPDLGPASSREASTRVIRPLEFTDMTEVPYDTTEALRLMVAEFARAIKTSTSPRTDGAAGMVVLRMLEAASESVRHHGAPVKLA; encoded by the coding sequence GTGAACGTCCCGATCGGAGTGGCCATCGTCGGCGCCGGGTACTGGGGGCGGAATCTGATCCGCAATTTCCTCGAGTCCGACCAGTTCGACGTGAAGTGGGTCGTCGACTTCGACGAGGGGGCCGCACGGCAGGTGCTCGGTTCCGCCTACCCACGGACTCGCATCACCGCCGATGTGGTGTCCGCGCTCGACGACCCGCTAGTCGAGGCGATCGTCGTCGCGACACCTGCGGTGACGCACGCGGAGCTTGGCCGTCGTGCACTCGCGGCGGGCAAGCATCTCCTCGTCGAGAAGCCGCTCGCTCATACTGCCGAGGCTGGGCGTGAACTCGTCGACCTCGCGGCGCGTGAAGGTCTCACGCTCATGGTGGATCACACCTATTGCTACGCGGGACCTGTCCAGCTCCTCGCCGACCTCGTCCACGATGAGTCCCTCGGTGAGCCGCTCGTCGTGCACTCGACGAGAATCAACAAGGGCCTCGTGCGCCTCGACGTGGATGTCATCTGGGATCTCGCCGCCCACGACCTTTCCATCCTCGCCGCTCTTCTCCCACCGGGCATTCATGTCGAGTCGGTTCAGGCCCAGGGTGCGGACCCCTTCGCCGACGGGCATCTCAAGGAGGCTGTGCTGGCCGTCCATCTCAGCAACGGGGGACTGGCGCACATCACCGTGAGCTGGTTGAGCCCGGTGAAGCAGCGCACGATGAGCATCGTCGGTACGAAGGCGAGTGTGCACTGGGACGACCTCGATGAGTCGCACCGGATCATGATGCATGGCTTCACCGGAACTCCGGATCTCGGTCCGGCGAGTTCGCGGGAAGCGTCGACGCGAGTCATCCGTCCACTCGAGTTCACGGATATGACCGAGGTCCCCTACGACACGACCGAGGCGCTACGACTGATGGTCGCGGAGTTCGCGCGTGCCATCAAGACCTCGACGTCGCCCAGGACAGACGGGGCCGCGGGTATGGTGGTCTTGCGTATGCTCGAGGCGGCATCGGAGAGCGTGAGGCATCACGGAGCACCGGTTAAGCTGGCCTGA
- a CDS encoding glycosyltransferase family 61 protein, translating to MSPERFLAKELRAYRHDLDPLHFERIASRLPLPGGPADGAIVRSMHQHPEESLRFLESAAGAPWRARLEGTPVDTHWPPVERLAVSYHLLARGNDSDSVLGWSPFRVERPRPDIAEPAGGVPVPIPVRKGHRTSFRAGEGVLSAPDVRWLTLDDAIVQDGGSVRVGDTWIAYEPSADPSNATFVSGLWQTHWGTRVHPDTVMIKTAPEAPDVIDEGILIAGRNDDNWYQFMVFYLARILSVPSSVPSDAPLLVTERTLPGGIEALRELSDRPIRMIDPGLAQRVRRLHVGPPVGNMRDDGYDAWFRALTVHLPALRELRRRWGVDTPRIGAGRKIFLHRNAGRRGVTNAESIASIAQEAGLELVDPALLTFGEQREVFSSSELVVGATGAVMANYLLMRPGSHIIGLTSDHLYDFISPPAMAWIAGCTFEYVTGPSLVTRRDVEHLQHWVQADFAIPAQTFRRVLRARTRS from the coding sequence ATGAGTCCGGAGAGGTTCCTGGCGAAGGAGCTGCGTGCGTATCGACACGACCTCGATCCCCTTCATTTCGAGCGGATCGCGTCGCGCCTCCCTCTACCGGGCGGACCGGCCGACGGCGCGATCGTGCGTTCTATGCACCAGCATCCTGAGGAGTCGTTGCGATTCCTCGAGTCCGCAGCCGGCGCCCCCTGGCGCGCCCGACTCGAGGGAACGCCCGTCGACACGCACTGGCCGCCAGTCGAGCGGCTCGCCGTGTCATATCATCTGCTGGCGCGCGGGAACGACAGCGATTCCGTTCTGGGATGGAGTCCTTTCCGGGTAGAACGTCCGCGTCCGGACATCGCAGAACCGGCCGGGGGCGTTCCGGTGCCCATTCCCGTGAGAAAGGGGCACCGTACCTCTTTCCGCGCGGGGGAGGGCGTCCTCAGCGCTCCGGACGTGCGGTGGCTGACCCTCGACGACGCGATCGTGCAGGACGGGGGATCGGTTCGCGTGGGCGACACCTGGATCGCGTACGAGCCCTCGGCCGACCCCTCGAACGCCACTTTCGTCTCCGGTCTGTGGCAGACGCATTGGGGAACCCGCGTGCACCCCGACACCGTCATGATCAAGACCGCGCCCGAGGCTCCCGACGTCATCGACGAGGGGATTCTGATCGCCGGGCGCAACGACGACAACTGGTATCAGTTCATGGTGTTCTATCTGGCACGCATACTGAGCGTGCCGAGCAGCGTGCCCTCTGACGCCCCCCTGCTGGTGACAGAACGCACCCTCCCCGGGGGGATCGAGGCGCTCCGAGAGCTCAGCGACCGACCGATCCGGATGATCGACCCGGGGCTGGCTCAGCGTGTTCGCAGACTCCACGTCGGCCCGCCGGTCGGGAACATGCGCGATGACGGATACGACGCCTGGTTCCGCGCGCTCACCGTGCATCTTCCCGCACTGCGTGAGTTGCGTCGACGCTGGGGTGTCGACACCCCTCGGATCGGCGCAGGGCGCAAGATCTTCCTTCATCGCAATGCCGGTCGGCGTGGTGTTACCAACGCCGAATCGATCGCATCCATCGCGCAAGAGGCGGGCCTCGAACTCGTCGATCCGGCGCTGCTCACCTTCGGAGAGCAGCGCGAGGTCTTCTCGTCGTCGGAGCTGGTCGTCGGTGCGACAGGGGCGGTGATGGCCAACTATCTGCTGATGCGGCCCGGATCGCACATCATCGGGCTCACGTCTGATCACCTCTACGATTTCATATCTCCGCCGGCGATGGCGTGGATCGCGGGATGCACGTTCGAGTACGTCACGGGACCGAGTCTGGTGACGAGGCGCGATGTCGAGCACCTCCAGCATTGGGTCCAAGCCGATTTCGCCATTCCCGCGCAGACTTTTCGCCGGGTTCTTCGCGCGAGGACCCGATCGTGA
- a CDS encoding ABC transporter ATP-binding protein encodes MSVAIDVVDVSKKFRLYKERNQSIKSAVMRRRVSEHEDFWALRDVSMQISQGETFGLVGDNGSGKSTLLKCMAKILYPDKGSISMNGRVAALLEVGSGFHPELSGRENVYLNGSILGMTRKEVDRKFDDIVDFSGVREFIDQPVKNYSSGMYVRLGFSVAINVEPDILLVDEVLAVGDESFQAKCGEKFAQFRREGRTVVIVSHALGTLAEMCDRAAWIQHGDLKAVGAPDEVISQYREGPHR; translated from the coding sequence GTGAGCGTGGCGATCGACGTCGTCGACGTCTCGAAGAAGTTCCGCCTCTACAAGGAGCGCAACCAGTCGATCAAATCGGCCGTCATGCGCCGCCGGGTGTCGGAGCATGAGGACTTCTGGGCGCTGCGCGACGTCTCGATGCAGATCTCGCAGGGCGAGACGTTCGGTCTCGTGGGCGACAACGGCTCGGGCAAGTCGACCCTGCTGAAGTGCATGGCGAAGATCCTGTACCCCGACAAGGGCAGCATCAGCATGAACGGGCGGGTCGCGGCGCTGCTCGAGGTGGGCTCGGGGTTCCATCCGGAGCTGTCGGGTCGCGAGAACGTGTACCTCAACGGCTCGATCCTCGGGATGACCCGCAAGGAGGTCGACCGCAAGTTCGACGACATCGTCGACTTTTCGGGGGTTCGGGAGTTCATCGACCAGCCGGTGAAGAACTACTCGTCCGGCATGTACGTGCGGCTGGGGTTCTCGGTGGCGATCAACGTCGAGCCTGACATCCTGCTGGTCGACGAGGTTCTCGCGGTCGGCGACGAGAGCTTCCAGGCCAAATGCGGCGAAAAGTTCGCGCAGTTCCGTCGCGAGGGTCGCACGGTCGTCATCGTGAGTCACGCGCTCGGAACGCTCGCTGAGATGTGCGATCGGGCGGCCTGGATCCAGCACGGTGACCTCAAGGCGGTCGGCGCCCCCGACGAGGTGATCTCACAGTACCGGGAGGGCCCGCACCGCTGA
- a CDS encoding NAD-dependent epimerase/dehydratase family protein, whose translation MTTYLVTGGAGFIGHHLVARLLDEGHRVIALDNGRSGRWDRVDARAERDERGIEDLTVEEWRARLDEVDVLYHLAAEKYNSSSSTPERVLDVNVVATERLFRAAVGAVEKTVFTSSLYAYGSMGPETMREADLPVPVTHYGASKLMGEHLLRVMARDAPFAWTVARLFFIYGPSQWAEGGYKSVIFSNFERIAAGVAPTIRGDGEQILDYVYIDDCIDALRLLEDHRLDGRTFNVATSSGVSINQLTSLMTEVSGYDGPVETVAADWTAGSRRVGDPEHLRGVGWLPKTELRDGLSHVWRWMNDR comes from the coding sequence ATGACGACATATCTCGTGACTGGGGGCGCCGGATTCATCGGGCACCATCTCGTCGCTCGCCTTCTCGATGAGGGACACCGGGTCATCGCGCTTGACAACGGCCGTTCGGGCCGCTGGGATCGCGTCGACGCACGCGCGGAGCGCGACGAGCGCGGCATCGAAGATCTCACCGTCGAGGAGTGGCGCGCTCGACTCGACGAAGTCGACGTGCTTTACCACCTCGCGGCCGAGAAGTACAACTCCTCATCCAGCACGCCCGAGCGCGTGCTCGATGTGAACGTCGTCGCGACGGAGCGCCTGTTCAGAGCCGCTGTGGGGGCGGTCGAGAAGACGGTATTCACCTCGTCGCTGTACGCCTACGGCTCCATGGGGCCTGAGACGATGCGGGAGGCAGACCTGCCCGTCCCCGTCACGCACTATGGCGCTTCGAAGCTGATGGGTGAGCACCTGTTGCGGGTGATGGCCCGCGACGCCCCCTTCGCATGGACCGTGGCGCGACTGTTCTTCATATACGGCCCGAGCCAGTGGGCCGAAGGCGGGTACAAGTCCGTGATCTTCTCCAATTTCGAGCGCATCGCGGCTGGCGTCGCGCCCACGATCCGCGGCGATGGCGAGCAGATCCTCGACTATGTGTACATCGACGACTGCATCGACGCCTTGCGCCTGCTCGAGGATCATCGACTCGATGGACGGACCTTCAACGTCGCGACGAGTTCGGGCGTCTCGATCAACCAGCTCACGAGCCTCATGACGGAGGTCTCCGGCTACGATGGACCGGTCGAGACGGTGGCGGCCGACTGGACGGCCGGTTCGCGTCGCGTGGGCGACCCTGAACACTTGCGTGGGGTCGGATGGCTACCGAAAACCGAGCTTCGCGACGGACTGTCGCATGTCTGGAGATGGATGAATGACCGCTGA
- a CDS encoding nucleotide sugar dehydrogenase, producing the protein MNVVVVGAGKMGLPIACQLASRGATVVACDVNPAVVDLINEGRAPFEEPGLSELLAEGVLSGRLRATTDTAAAVAEADVVIVIVPALLTPERDIDSSMIEAVAKLIAPVLPADALVSFETTMPVGGTRARLIPLLESAGKVVGIDFEVVFSPERVKSGFLLRNLTVNPKVVGATSPEAATRASDFYHRYLGAPVQNVGTLEAAEFVKLAGMVYRDVNIALANELASYAEITGLDLQALLPMINSDGEAAMLQPGIGVGGHCTPVYPYFLIRDAERRGLSLPMTLLGRQINDSQAAHAVEMIEASLGSFAGKRVNILGLAFRPQVKETAFSTAFLLGAELRRRGAEVLLTDPMFTDEEIRGHGFRPASIDTRADALILNTAHPEFLEIDWGAIAGRGVSVVLDGRNGWRSTQVTDAGIRHLAIGTGSSTWA; encoded by the coding sequence GTGAACGTCGTCGTTGTCGGTGCAGGGAAGATGGGCTTGCCCATCGCCTGCCAGTTGGCCTCGCGCGGGGCAACCGTCGTCGCGTGCGACGTGAACCCCGCTGTCGTGGATCTCATCAATGAGGGTCGCGCACCGTTCGAGGAGCCTGGGCTGAGCGAACTGTTGGCGGAAGGAGTCCTCAGCGGCAGGCTTCGCGCCACCACGGATACTGCCGCCGCCGTCGCTGAGGCCGATGTCGTCATCGTGATCGTACCGGCGCTGCTCACTCCGGAGCGCGACATCGACAGCTCGATGATCGAAGCCGTCGCCAAGCTCATCGCTCCTGTTCTGCCGGCCGACGCTCTCGTCAGCTTCGAGACGACGATGCCGGTCGGCGGCACCCGGGCGCGACTGATCCCGCTCCTGGAGTCAGCCGGAAAGGTCGTCGGCATCGACTTCGAGGTGGTCTTCTCGCCCGAGCGCGTTAAGAGCGGCTTCCTGCTGCGCAACCTGACGGTGAATCCGAAGGTCGTCGGAGCCACCTCTCCGGAAGCCGCCACGAGGGCCTCGGACTTCTACCACCGCTACCTCGGCGCGCCAGTGCAGAATGTCGGCACCCTGGAAGCGGCGGAGTTCGTCAAGCTCGCCGGAATGGTCTACCGGGATGTGAACATCGCACTCGCCAACGAGTTGGCGAGCTACGCGGAGATTACCGGCCTCGACCTCCAGGCGCTGCTGCCCATGATCAACTCCGACGGCGAGGCGGCGATGTTGCAGCCAGGTATCGGTGTCGGGGGCCACTGCACGCCTGTCTATCCCTACTTCCTCATCCGCGACGCAGAGCGGCGGGGCCTCTCTCTCCCGATGACCCTCTTGGGACGGCAGATCAACGATTCTCAGGCAGCCCACGCTGTCGAGATGATCGAGGCATCCCTCGGCTCGTTCGCGGGAAAGCGGGTCAACATACTCGGGCTCGCTTTCCGCCCGCAAGTGAAGGAGACCGCGTTCTCGACGGCGTTCCTGCTCGGCGCCGAGTTGCGGCGTCGAGGCGCGGAGGTGCTGTTGACGGATCCGATGTTCACCGACGAGGAGATCCGCGGGCACGGGTTCCGGCCCGCATCGATCGACACCCGAGCTGATGCGCTGATCCTCAACACTGCGCACCCAGAGTTTCTGGAAATCGACTGGGGGGCGATCGCCGGTCGCGGAGTCTCCGTCGTGCTCGACGGTCGCAACGGGTGGCGGAGTACTCAGGTGACCGATGCCGGAATCCGTCACCTCGCGATCGGCACGGGATCCAGCACGTGGGCATGA
- a CDS encoding glycosyltransferase → MTADAPAEEPRPELSVVVPCLNEEATVVALLERIDASLSDAGLSYEVVFVDDGSTDSTWERLTELAASSPEGRVTIERHAENQGIPNAWNTGVARACGSYVVLIDADLQNSPADIPRLYAALQESHADVVQGYRSHIERQDGFRLFSSKVLNWLLNVSFGDHAKDNKSGFVLAPRLVMLEILHHERRYHHFQTFIRVAARARGYTVTEIETLFFPRYAGTSFLAGSNMAKVTFQALLDIPVALREFGRGRGRPRDGSVVPTRQPLPKATHPYRGWRRVLFELFFATMPLHKWLIRRNARALYLQLKQTEYLPADQMRELQTEKLRRMLQHSARHVPYYRTLFASVGFDPSTLSSLDDLERVPLLGKPQLRRHLYFDLFADDHVKSRMHKISTSGSTGEPTTTYADRYQLEVRFATTLRALEWTGWRFGDRQARLWHQTLGMSRSQVIRERIDAMFMRRLFIPAFELNPANLQRMIDRIRRHRPVLVDGYAESLNFLASYVRAGNRPGFSPRSMMSSAQALPDNVRDDIEAGFGTRVYDKYGSREFSGIAYQCEASRDHHVMSESYILEILVEGRRALPGEVGEIVITDLNNFSTPLIRYRLGDLATAVDESEPCPCGRSMPRIGRIEGRTQAIVHCANGTWMPGTFFAHFFKDYEHLIRFFQIHQSTAGSFVLKVVRGDQWGESTFAEMLLRLRKYVGETEITVEYVDSIPLLRTGKRSPVVSSVGLDFQAVDQTALGAR, encoded by the coding sequence ATGACCGCTGACGCCCCAGCCGAGGAGCCCCGGCCGGAGCTGTCCGTCGTCGTTCCCTGCCTCAACGAGGAGGCGACGGTCGTCGCCCTTCTCGAGCGGATCGACGCGTCGCTATCGGACGCCGGCCTGAGCTACGAGGTCGTGTTCGTGGACGACGGAAGCACCGACTCGACCTGGGAACGTCTGACCGAGCTCGCCGCGTCATCGCCCGAGGGGAGAGTGACGATCGAGCGGCATGCCGAGAACCAGGGGATCCCGAACGCATGGAACACCGGAGTAGCGCGCGCGTGCGGTAGCTATGTGGTGCTGATCGACGCCGACCTCCAGAACTCGCCTGCCGACATCCCTCGGCTGTATGCGGCGCTCCAGGAATCGCACGCCGACGTGGTCCAGGGCTATCGTTCGCACATCGAACGGCAGGACGGCTTCCGGCTGTTCTCCTCCAAGGTCCTCAACTGGCTCCTGAACGTCAGCTTCGGCGACCACGCGAAGGACAACAAGTCGGGGTTCGTGTTGGCGCCGCGGCTCGTGATGCTTGAGATCCTGCATCACGAACGGCGGTATCACCACTTCCAGACGTTCATACGTGTAGCCGCGCGCGCGCGCGGCTACACCGTCACCGAGATCGAGACGCTGTTCTTCCCGCGCTACGCAGGAACATCGTTCCTCGCCGGATCCAACATGGCGAAGGTGACGTTCCAGGCGCTGCTCGACATCCCGGTCGCTCTGCGCGAGTTCGGACGAGGGCGTGGACGCCCCCGCGACGGGAGTGTCGTTCCGACGCGTCAGCCGCTGCCGAAAGCGACGCATCCCTACCGCGGCTGGCGCCGGGTGCTCTTCGAGCTGTTCTTCGCGACCATGCCACTGCACAAGTGGCTCATCCGGCGGAACGCACGTGCGCTGTATCTCCAGCTCAAGCAGACCGAGTATCTGCCGGCGGACCAGATGCGCGAGCTGCAGACTGAGAAGCTGCGACGCATGCTTCAGCATTCTGCGCGTCACGTCCCCTACTACCGCACGCTCTTCGCGTCCGTCGGGTTCGATCCGTCGACGCTGAGTTCGCTCGACGACCTCGAGCGCGTGCCTCTTCTCGGCAAGCCCCAGCTGCGCCGGCATCTCTACTTCGACCTCTTCGCTGACGACCATGTGAAGAGTCGGATGCATAAGATCTCGACGAGCGGGTCGACGGGTGAGCCGACCACAACCTACGCTGACCGCTACCAGCTCGAGGTTCGGTTCGCGACGACGCTACGCGCGCTCGAATGGACCGGATGGCGCTTCGGCGACCGTCAGGCCCGGCTGTGGCATCAGACGTTGGGGATGTCGAGGAGTCAAGTCATCCGCGAACGAATCGACGCGATGTTCATGCGCCGACTGTTCATCCCCGCATTCGAGTTGAACCCGGCCAATCTGCAGCGGATGATCGACAGGATCCGCCGCCACCGCCCCGTGCTGGTCGACGGCTATGCGGAGTCGCTCAACTTCCTGGCGAGCTACGTCCGGGCCGGCAATCGTCCGGGATTCTCCCCGCGATCGATGATGTCGTCCGCGCAGGCTCTGCCGGACAACGTCCGTGACGACATCGAGGCCGGCTTCGGTACACGCGTCTACGACAAGTACGGGAGCCGGGAGTTCTCGGGCATCGCGTACCAATGCGAGGCGTCCCGGGACCACCATGTGATGTCGGAGAGCTATATCCTCGAGATCCTCGTTGAGGGTCGGCGTGCGCTTCCCGGCGAGGTCGGAGAGATCGTCATCACCGATCTCAACAACTTCTCCACACCGTTGATCCGCTACCGCCTCGGTGATCTCGCCACGGCGGTCGACGAGAGCGAGCCGTGTCCGTGCGGGCGTAGCATGCCGCGGATCGGCAGGATCGAGGGCAGGACCCAGGCGATCGTCCACTGCGCGAACGGTACATGGATGCCCGGAACGTTCTTCGCCCATTTCTTCAAGGACTACGAGCACCTCATCCGCTTCTTCCAGATCCACCAGAGTACGGCCGGATCGTTCGTGCTCAAGGTGGTCCGCGGCGATCAGTGGGGGGAGTCGACCTTCGCCGAGATGCTGCTCCGACTCCGCAAGTACGTGGGGGAGACCGAGATCACGGTCGAATACGTCGATTCGATCCCGTTGCTCCGCACGGGGAAGCGATCGCCCGTGGTGTCGTCAGTCGGTCTGGACTTCCAAGCGGTGGATCAAACCGCGCTCGGTGCTCGTTAG